The following are encoded together in the Penaeus monodon isolate SGIC_2016 chromosome 44, NSTDA_Pmon_1, whole genome shotgun sequence genome:
- the LOC119568506 gene encoding zinc finger protein 271-like has protein sequence MSICKGSYNFGFRGRETYKTPFKEKLSSGPVRDYKGEAILPEIFQQGFSQADLVRHIRIHTNEKPYSCEICNKAFSRKYYLVCHVRGHTKEKPYSCEICSKAYSQRLCHMRIHTNEKPYSRESCNKVFLSKNDLVRYIRIHTNEKPYSCEICSRAFSRKSNLVCHVRVHSKEKPYGCQICNKAFSEKSTLESHMRMHIKENP, from the exons ATGAGCATATGCAAAGGTTCATATAACTTTGGGTTTAGGGGTCGTGAGACTTATAAGACCCCATTTAAA GAAAAATTATCTAGTGGCCCTGTGAGGGactacaaaggagaagccatactgcCGGAAATTTTTCAGCAAGGTTTCTCGCAGGC TGATCTAGTAAGGCATATCCGAATACATACAAAtgagaagccatacagttgtgagatttgcaacaaggccttctcaaGGAAATATTATCTAGTGTGCCATGTGAGAggacatacaaaggagaagccatacagctgcgaAATTTGCAGCAAGGCTTACTCGCAGAGGC TGTGCCATATGAGAATACATACAAACGAGAAGCCATACAGCCGTGAGAGTTGCAATAAGGTCTTCCTATCCAAAAACGATCTAGTAAGATATATCCGGATACATACAAATGAGAAACCGTATAGTTGTGAGATTTGCAGCAGGGCCTTCTCAAGGAAATCTAATTTAGTGTGTCATGTGAGAGTCCACTCAAAGGAGAAACCATACGGCTGTCAGATTTGTAACAAAGCCTTCTCGGAGAAATCTACACTAGAGAGTCATATGAGAATGCACATAAAGGAGAATCCATAA